The Gambusia affinis linkage group LG11, SWU_Gaff_1.0, whole genome shotgun sequence genome contains a region encoding:
- the map2 gene encoding microtubule-associated protein 2 isoform X7: MADSRQPEDSAPQWDPSGGQEPGGTHGANSYSSSAYRTCQPGGAHMTTAPYTARENGFNGELAGAPAITAEQVSARIVQEVTAEAVAMLKGEQETQRLPSVEDTTNLPPSPPPSPAAEHFGPLEQALKMDADKQDSESMSPDSIGSEKRPEEFFEPQMQGFFAGERVVPESPTMDMPSFVPPDVQIQAKEPVRSLTLQPTYGEPITVSEKQPSVEVVELSSITAPSDFSSMGVKVQAGDTTREARDKSGMSAYFETSTVEAEEGTECKGEGYYELSRSGEKTNKDDSKSQEVSYSTLAEAKDNPGIKTAPPGDTDMFAIPDRSNECRLSPGKLALEQRSYSLNITIGTTDQSGQGRQRNFTPLATDIMSYTSGSLDESADYLPVSTPCVDKPPSFPPLILETAASVTSDSSSPPRTAEPPLKVSPEPESPESPEPNKGPYKNGSVMTQDLPEMLDLAGTRSRLASENADPEIIRKKSLKDDEPIFTDDPLTSMTSGELSPGVRKSDSQLEEMGYCVFSEYSGPMPSPADVLSPTNTCGHDFTPSVLEEKVAEQARKLAVRDTSLEDKTLSSGGANVYERDDQSQGKINDSLEESSKYDSTKSVSETPFGQLSEPFVTPTVTVTLEEGERSTSETERQASGEGSVSETEIADYERQIRKLEMEDRPLSLEEERELQELREKVKLVHQEAYEEVDAEDVYQLTGMAKDRIARPVKTSPTSSVESNIDDDKLLSPVLSPSKLKQRELYGSPKRAASPVSGINKDERAEQERKMKEDQEREASERIKKDEEERRMKEEAEFKEREEQEKREKEEAERILKEETERHEKELTERLDKENKEREEREKKEMEEKEKKEREEREEKERKEIEERERKDKEELEKKEKEERDRKEKEERERKEIEEREKKEKEERERKEIEEREKKEKEERERKEIEEKEKKEEEERKRKEIEEREKKEEEERERKETEERERNEKEEREREEKVKEQMEQEERERKERMEKERAEKEKMEIELNKEKEQEKLTQLDKIVSDQPVEAKGMQQTENVSINLAEGNLPENAEAEVTKEIPETHAAIESVVMVEDDFITVVQTIDEAEEPGHSVRFSAPPEAETLCVGARKEEEEAEEDESIELAEEADFEAASLEEVGDIPETPASPAQEAQTRETEGRSESYDRDETTVDDSILDSSWVDTQDDDRSMATEQIELLPKVPSPVKKPAVVQSSLTKQRSTEKQEKSVKPKTKGGRTKGRISTPERKPVRKEPIYIPREEIKKKKAIIKKTDFNKKVETQTLSPSKRSAMKPAVRHTRPIQHHSCPRRRPTEALSDNRHPLSVARHSRDRASDGGSRSPVKRSSAPRHAPILGRRGYHEHEESSTSITSSGSTAPRRPTSFRTEMRAEHRIGRAPSMTVTESVRSRSARSGHSTPRTPGSTAITPGTPPSYSSSSRTPGTPRSLSLISQERKVAVVRTPPKSPATTPKQLRIINQPLPDFKNVKSKIGSTENIKYQPKGGQVLIPSVKLGYSQVQSRCGSLDRRGHSAGGGNVQIQNKKIDLSHVTSKCGSLDNIHHRPGGGKVRIECVKLDFKDKAQAKVGSLENAHHIPGGGRIMIESHRLTFREHAKARVDHGAEIIVQSPDLSGSVSPHHQKESHLSSSGSLNIMESPQLATLAKDVSDALAKQSL; the protein is encoded by the exons AGCAAGTTTCGGCACGGATTGTGCAGGAAGTGACGGCAGAGGCAGTGGCGATGCTAAAGGGAGAACAGGAGACTCAACGGCTGCCGTCAG TTGAAGATACCACCAACTTgcctccctctcctccccctTCACCTGCAGCTGAACACTTTGGTCCCTTGGAGCAAG CTTTGAAGATGGATGCAGACAAGCAGGACAGTGAGTCGATGAGCCCTGACAGCATTGGATCAGAAAAGCGCCCTGAGGAATTTTTTGAGCCTCAGATGCAAGGTTTCTTTGCTGGTGAACGAGTTGTACCAGAGAGCCCAACCATGGATATGCCATCTTTTGTGCCTCCAGATGTTCAAATCCAAGCCAAAGAACCAGTGAGATCTCTCACACTTCAGCCCACATATGGAGAGCCAATCACAGTGTCAGAAAAACAGCCATCGGTGGAGGTGGTGGAGCTCAGCAGCATCACTGCTCCTTCTGACTTCTCTTCGATGGGAGTTAAAGTTCAGGCAGGAGACACAACTAGAGAGGCCAGAGACAAATCAGGCATGTCGGCATACTTTGAAACCTCAACTGTAGAGGCTGAGGAAGGTACAGAATGTAAGGGCGAGGGGTATTATGAACTGAGTCGATctggtgaaaaaacaaataaagatgaTTCCAAGTCCCAAGAAGTCAGCTACAGCACACTGGCAGAAGCTAAGGATAACCCTGGAATAAAAACAGCTCCACCTGGAGATACCGACATGTTTGCAATTCCTGATAGAAGTAATGAATGCAGGCTTTCACCCGGTAAGCTTGCCTTAGAGCAGAGGAGTTACTCACTCAACATCACCATTGGAACAACAGATCAGAGTGGACAAGGCAGGCAAAGAAACTTCACCCCACTGGCCACAGACATCATGTCATATACAAGTGGCAGTCTTGACGAGTCAGCCGACTACCTTCCAGTTTCTACACCCTGTGTAGATAAGCCTCCATCATTTCCTCCCCTTATCCTGGAGACTGCTGCTTCTGTCACGTCAGATTCCTCTTCCCCTCCAAGAACTGCTGAACCACCATTAAAGGTCAGTCCAGAACCTGAATCTCCTGAATCACCTGAACCAAATAAAGGCCCTTACAAAAATGGATCAGTGATGACACAGGACTTGCCGGAAATGCTAGACCTTGCTGGTACCCGGTCCAGGCTGGCTTCAGAAAACGCAGACCCTGAAATAATCCGGAAGAAGTCACTCAAAGATGATGAACCTATTTTCACTGATGATCCTCTCACTAGTATGACCTCAGGGGAGTTGAGTCCTGGTGTAAGAAAAAGTGATAGTCAACTGGAAGAGATGGGGTATTGTGTATTCAGTGAATATTCAGGACCTATGCCATCCCCTGCAGATGTCCTCAGCCCTACAAACACCTGTGGACATGATTTTACCCCTTCTGTCTTGGAGGAGAAAGTTGCTGAACAGGCGAGAAAATTAGCAGTAAGAGATACATCCTTGGAAGACAAGACTTTGTCATCTGGAGGCGCCAATGTTTATGAGAGGGATGACCAAAGCcaagggaaaataaatgattcTCTTGAAGAAAGCAGCAAATATGATTCAACAAAATCTGTAAGTGAGACACCTTTTGGTCAGCTTAGTGAGCCCTTTGTGACTCCAACTGTCACTGTGACTCTAGAGGAAGGAGAGAGGTCAACGAGTGAGACCGAACGCCAAGCCAGTGGTGAAGGTTCAGTATCAGAAACCGAGATCGCCGATTATGAGAGGCAGATCCGCAAGCTGGAAATGGAGGACAGGCCTCTAAGTCTTGAGGAGGAGCGGGAACTCCAGGAGCTCCGGGAGAAAGTGAAGCTGGTGCACCAAGAGGCCTACGAAGAGGTGGATGCTGAGGATGTTTACCAGCTGACTGGCATGGCCAAGGACCGCATTGCCAGGCCTGTGAAAACATCACCTACTTCATCTGTAGAGAGCAACATTGATGATGACAAACTGCTTTCCCCAGTACTCTCACCCTCCAAACTTAAGCAAAGAGAATTGTACGGTTCACCCAAAAGAGCAGCTTCGCCTGTGTCAGGAATAAACAAAGATGAAAGGGCCGAACAAGAGAGGAAAATGAAGGAAGACCAAGAAAGGGAAGCATCTGAGCGAATAAAGAAAGATGAGGAAGAAAGAAGAATGAAAGAGGAAGCAGAATTCaaagaaagagaggagcaggagaAAAGGGAGAAAGAAGAGGCAGAAAGGATACTGAAGGAAGAGACAGAAAGGCATGAAAAAGAGCTGACAGAAAGACtggataaagaaaataaagagagagaggagagggaaaagaaagaaatggaggagaaagagaagaaagaaagagaagagagggaggagaaagagagaaaagaaatagaagagagggagagaaaagataaagaagaattggagaagaaggaaaaagaagagagagataggaaggagaaagaagaaagggagaggaaagaaatagaagagagggagaagaaggagaaagaagaaagagagaggaaagaaatagaagagagggagaagaaggagaaagaagaaagggagaggaaagaaatagaagagaaggagaagaaggaggaagaagaaaggaagaggaaagaaatagaagagagggagaagaaggaggaagaagaaagggagaggaaagaaacagaagagagagagaggaatgagaaggaagaaagggagagggaagaaaaagtgaaagaacaAATGGAGcaagaggaaagagaaaggaaagaaagaatggAAAAAGAGAGAGCAGAGAAGGAAAAGATGGAGATTGAACTCAACAAGGAGAAAGAACAAGAGAAACTGACTCAATTGGACAAAATAGTTTCAGACCAGCCAGTAGAAGCCAAAGGAAtgcagcagacagaaaatgtctCCATAAATCTTGCTGAAGGAAACCTGCCTGAGAATGCAGAAGCAGAGGTGACAAAAGAGATACCAGAGACCCACGCTGCAATTGAATCTGTGGTGATGGTCGAAGACGATTTCATCACAGTGGTGCAAACCATCGATGAAGCTGAAGAACCTGGTCACAGTGTTCGTTTCTCTGCTCCACCTGAGGCTGAAACCCTTTGTGTCGGTGCacggaaagaagaagaagaggcagaggaggaTGAATCTATAGAGCTGGCTGAGGAAGCAGATTTTGAGGCAGCCAGCCTCGAGGAGGTAGGGGACATTCCTGAAACCCCTGCCTCCCCAGCACAGGAAGCTCAGACCAGAGAAACAGAGGGACGGTCAGAAAGCTACGATAGAGATGAAACTACAGTTGATGACTCCATCCTTGACAGCTCCTGGGTAGACACACAAG ATGACGATAGGAGTATGGCAACAGAGCAGATTGAGCTTTTACCCAAGGTGCCCAGTCCAGTTAAGAAACCCGCTGTCGTACAGAGTAGTCTGACAAAACAACgaagtacagaaaaacaagaaaaatctgtCAAACCCAAAACTAAAGGAGGCCGAACTAAAGGACGCATCTCCACGCCTGAACGCAAACCTGTTCGCAAGGAGCCCATCTACATACCCAGAGAAgagatcaaaaagaaaaaag CCATCATTAAGAAGACTGATTTCAACAAAAAAGTGGAGACTCAGACTCTGTCTCCGTCCAAGCGGAGCGCCATGAAGCCAGCAGTCCGTCACACAAGGCCGATCCAGCATCACTCCTGCCCAAGAAGGAGACCCACAG aagCCCTTTCAGACAATCGCCACCCTCTTAGTGTTGCCAGACATTCTCGAGACAGAGCATCA GATGGTGGGTCACGGAGTCCAGTAAAAAGATCATCTGCACCACGTCATGCCCCTATTCTGGGTCGCCGTGGCTACCACGAACACGAGGAGAGTTCTACCTCCATCACCAGCTCTGGATCGACTGCTCCCCGCAGACCCACAT CATTTCGCACTGAAATGAGAGCAGAGCATAGGATAGGACGAGCCCCAAGCATGACAG TTACAGAATCGGTACGTTCCCGTTCAGCTCGCAGTGGGCACTCCACCCCTCGGACCCCAGGCTCCACAGCCATCACCCCAGGAACCCCTCCCAGCTACTCGTCATCTTCAAGAACCCCTGGGACCCCGCGCTCCCTTAGTTTGATTTCCCAGGAGAGGAAAGTGGCAGTGGTCCGCACCCCACCAAAGTCACCCGCAACCACTCCCAAGCAGCTGCGCATCATCAACCAGCCACTGCCTGACTTCAAGAATGTCAAGTCCAAGATTGGGTCAACAGAGAATATCAAATACCAGCCAAAAGGAGGACAG GTCCTCATCCCCAGTGTTAAACTGGGCTATAGCCAGGTTCAGTCTAGGTGTGGGTCCTTGGACAGGCGGGGTCACTCAGCAGGAGGTGGAAAC gTACAAATACAGAACAAGAAGATTGACCTGAGCCATGTGACCTCCAAATGTGGTTCTCTTGACAACATTCATCATCGACCAG GTGGCGGTAAAGTGCGAATAGAGTGTGTGAAGTTGGATTTCAAAGACAAAGCTCAAGCCAAGGTGGGTTCACTGGAGAATGCACATCATATTCCTGGTGGAGGTCGCATTATG ATTGAGAGCCACAGGCTGACATTTCGTGAGCATGCAAAAGCCCGTGTTGACCATGGAGCTGAGATCATCGTCCAGTCACCTGATCTGTCAGGCTCCGTCTCTCCCCACCATCAGAAGGAAAGCCACCTGTCGTCCTCTGGCAGTCTCAACATAATGGAGTCTCCACAGTTAGCAACCTTGGCCAAGGATGTAAGTGATGCCTTAGCCAAGCAGAGCTTGTGA
- the map2 gene encoding microtubule-associated protein 2 isoform X8 encodes MADSRQPEDSAPQWDPSGGQEPGGTHGANSYSSSAYRTCQPGGAHMTTAPYTARENGFNGELAGAPAITAEQVSARIVQEVTAEAVAMLKGEQETQRLPSVEDTTNLPPSPPPSPAAEHFGPLEQDVQIQAKEPVRSLTLQPTYGEPITVSEKQPSVEVVELSSITAPSDFSSMGVKVQAGDTTREARDKSGMSAYFETSTVEAEEGTECKGEGYYELSRSGEKTNKDDSKSQEVSYSTLAEAKDNPGIKTAPPGDTDMFAIPDRSNECRLSPGKLALEQRSYSLNITIGTTDQSGQGRQRNFTPLATDIMSYTSGSLDESADYLPVSTPCVDKPPSFPPLILETAASVTSDSSSPPRTAEPPLKVSPEPESPESPEPNKGPYKNGSVMTQDLPEMLDLAGTRSRLASENADPEIIRKKSLKDDEPIFTDDPLTSMTSGELSPGVRKSDSQLEEMGYCVFSEYSGPMPSPADVLSPTNTCGHDFTPSVLEEKVAEQARKLAVRDTSLEDKTLSSGGANVYERDDQSQGKINDSLEESSKYDSTKSVSETPFGQLSEPFVTPTVTVTLEEGERSTSETERQASGEGSVSETEIADYERQIRKLEMEDRPLSLEEERELQELREKVKLVHQEAYEEVDAEDVYQLTGMAKDRIARPVKTSPTSSVESNIDDDKLLSPVLSPSKLKQRELYGSPKRAASPVSGINKDERAEQERKMKEDQEREASERIKKDEEERRMKEEAEFKEREEQEKREKEEAERILKEETERHEKELTERLDKENKEREEREKKEMEEKEKKEREEREEKERKEIEERERKDKEELEKKEKEERDRKEKEERERKEIEEREKKEKEERERKEIEEREKKEKEERERKEIEEKEKKEEEERKRKEIEEREKKEEEERERKETEERERNEKEEREREEKVKEQMEQEERERKERMEKERAEKEKMEIELNKEKEQEKLTQLDKIVSDQPVEAKGMQQTENVSINLAEGNLPENAEAEVTKEIPETHAAIESVVMVEDDFITVVQTIDEAEEPGHSVRFSAPPEAETLCVGARKEEEEAEEDESIELAEEADFEAASLEEVGDIPETPASPAQEAQTRETEGRSESYDRDETTVDDSILDSSWVDTQDDDRSMATEQIELLPKVPSPVKKPAVVQSSLTKQRSTEKQEKSVKPKTKGGRTKGRISTPERKPVRKEPIYIPREEIKKKKAIIKKTDFNKKVETQTLSPSKRSAMKPAVRHTRPIQHHSCPRRRPTEALSDNRHPLSVARHSRDRASDGGSRSPVKRSSAPRHAPILGRRGYHEHEESSTSITSSGSTAPRRPTSFRTEMRAEHRIGRAPSMTVTESVRSRSARSGHSTPRTPGSTAITPGTPPSYSSSSRTPGTPRSLSLISQERKVAVVRTPPKSPATTPKQLRIINQPLPDFKNVKSKIGSTENIKYQPKGGQVLIPSVKLGYSQVQSRCGSLDRRGHSAGGGNVQIQNKKIDLSHVTSKCGSLDNIHHRPGGGKVRIECVKLDFKDKAQAKVGSLENAHHIPGGGRIMIESHRLTFREHAKARVDHGAEIIVQSPDLSGSVSPHHQKESHLSSSGSLNIMESPQLATLAKDVSDALAKQSL; translated from the exons AGCAAGTTTCGGCACGGATTGTGCAGGAAGTGACGGCAGAGGCAGTGGCGATGCTAAAGGGAGAACAGGAGACTCAACGGCTGCCGTCAG TTGAAGATACCACCAACTTgcctccctctcctccccctTCACCTGCAGCTGAACACTTTGGTCCCTTGGAGCAAG ATGTTCAAATCCAAGCCAAAGAACCAGTGAGATCTCTCACACTTCAGCCCACATATGGAGAGCCAATCACAGTGTCAGAAAAACAGCCATCGGTGGAGGTGGTGGAGCTCAGCAGCATCACTGCTCCTTCTGACTTCTCTTCGATGGGAGTTAAAGTTCAGGCAGGAGACACAACTAGAGAGGCCAGAGACAAATCAGGCATGTCGGCATACTTTGAAACCTCAACTGTAGAGGCTGAGGAAGGTACAGAATGTAAGGGCGAGGGGTATTATGAACTGAGTCGATctggtgaaaaaacaaataaagatgaTTCCAAGTCCCAAGAAGTCAGCTACAGCACACTGGCAGAAGCTAAGGATAACCCTGGAATAAAAACAGCTCCACCTGGAGATACCGACATGTTTGCAATTCCTGATAGAAGTAATGAATGCAGGCTTTCACCCGGTAAGCTTGCCTTAGAGCAGAGGAGTTACTCACTCAACATCACCATTGGAACAACAGATCAGAGTGGACAAGGCAGGCAAAGAAACTTCACCCCACTGGCCACAGACATCATGTCATATACAAGTGGCAGTCTTGACGAGTCAGCCGACTACCTTCCAGTTTCTACACCCTGTGTAGATAAGCCTCCATCATTTCCTCCCCTTATCCTGGAGACTGCTGCTTCTGTCACGTCAGATTCCTCTTCCCCTCCAAGAACTGCTGAACCACCATTAAAGGTCAGTCCAGAACCTGAATCTCCTGAATCACCTGAACCAAATAAAGGCCCTTACAAAAATGGATCAGTGATGACACAGGACTTGCCGGAAATGCTAGACCTTGCTGGTACCCGGTCCAGGCTGGCTTCAGAAAACGCAGACCCTGAAATAATCCGGAAGAAGTCACTCAAAGATGATGAACCTATTTTCACTGATGATCCTCTCACTAGTATGACCTCAGGGGAGTTGAGTCCTGGTGTAAGAAAAAGTGATAGTCAACTGGAAGAGATGGGGTATTGTGTATTCAGTGAATATTCAGGACCTATGCCATCCCCTGCAGATGTCCTCAGCCCTACAAACACCTGTGGACATGATTTTACCCCTTCTGTCTTGGAGGAGAAAGTTGCTGAACAGGCGAGAAAATTAGCAGTAAGAGATACATCCTTGGAAGACAAGACTTTGTCATCTGGAGGCGCCAATGTTTATGAGAGGGATGACCAAAGCcaagggaaaataaatgattcTCTTGAAGAAAGCAGCAAATATGATTCAACAAAATCTGTAAGTGAGACACCTTTTGGTCAGCTTAGTGAGCCCTTTGTGACTCCAACTGTCACTGTGACTCTAGAGGAAGGAGAGAGGTCAACGAGTGAGACCGAACGCCAAGCCAGTGGTGAAGGTTCAGTATCAGAAACCGAGATCGCCGATTATGAGAGGCAGATCCGCAAGCTGGAAATGGAGGACAGGCCTCTAAGTCTTGAGGAGGAGCGGGAACTCCAGGAGCTCCGGGAGAAAGTGAAGCTGGTGCACCAAGAGGCCTACGAAGAGGTGGATGCTGAGGATGTTTACCAGCTGACTGGCATGGCCAAGGACCGCATTGCCAGGCCTGTGAAAACATCACCTACTTCATCTGTAGAGAGCAACATTGATGATGACAAACTGCTTTCCCCAGTACTCTCACCCTCCAAACTTAAGCAAAGAGAATTGTACGGTTCACCCAAAAGAGCAGCTTCGCCTGTGTCAGGAATAAACAAAGATGAAAGGGCCGAACAAGAGAGGAAAATGAAGGAAGACCAAGAAAGGGAAGCATCTGAGCGAATAAAGAAAGATGAGGAAGAAAGAAGAATGAAAGAGGAAGCAGAATTCaaagaaagagaggagcaggagaAAAGGGAGAAAGAAGAGGCAGAAAGGATACTGAAGGAAGAGACAGAAAGGCATGAAAAAGAGCTGACAGAAAGACtggataaagaaaataaagagagagaggagagggaaaagaaagaaatggaggagaaagagaagaaagaaagagaagagagggaggagaaagagagaaaagaaatagaagagagggagagaaaagataaagaagaattggagaagaaggaaaaagaagagagagataggaaggagaaagaagaaagggagaggaaagaaatagaagagagggagaagaaggagaaagaagaaagagagaggaaagaaatagaagagagggagaagaaggagaaagaagaaagggagaggaaagaaatagaagagaaggagaagaaggaggaagaagaaaggaagaggaaagaaatagaagagagggagaagaaggaggaagaagaaagggagaggaaagaaacagaagagagagagaggaatgagaaggaagaaagggagagggaagaaaaagtgaaagaacaAATGGAGcaagaggaaagagaaaggaaagaaagaatggAAAAAGAGAGAGCAGAGAAGGAAAAGATGGAGATTGAACTCAACAAGGAGAAAGAACAAGAGAAACTGACTCAATTGGACAAAATAGTTTCAGACCAGCCAGTAGAAGCCAAAGGAAtgcagcagacagaaaatgtctCCATAAATCTTGCTGAAGGAAACCTGCCTGAGAATGCAGAAGCAGAGGTGACAAAAGAGATACCAGAGACCCACGCTGCAATTGAATCTGTGGTGATGGTCGAAGACGATTTCATCACAGTGGTGCAAACCATCGATGAAGCTGAAGAACCTGGTCACAGTGTTCGTTTCTCTGCTCCACCTGAGGCTGAAACCCTTTGTGTCGGTGCacggaaagaagaagaagaggcagaggaggaTGAATCTATAGAGCTGGCTGAGGAAGCAGATTTTGAGGCAGCCAGCCTCGAGGAGGTAGGGGACATTCCTGAAACCCCTGCCTCCCCAGCACAGGAAGCTCAGACCAGAGAAACAGAGGGACGGTCAGAAAGCTACGATAGAGATGAAACTACAGTTGATGACTCCATCCTTGACAGCTCCTGGGTAGACACACAAG ATGACGATAGGAGTATGGCAACAGAGCAGATTGAGCTTTTACCCAAGGTGCCCAGTCCAGTTAAGAAACCCGCTGTCGTACAGAGTAGTCTGACAAAACAACgaagtacagaaaaacaagaaaaatctgtCAAACCCAAAACTAAAGGAGGCCGAACTAAAGGACGCATCTCCACGCCTGAACGCAAACCTGTTCGCAAGGAGCCCATCTACATACCCAGAGAAgagatcaaaaagaaaaaag CCATCATTAAGAAGACTGATTTCAACAAAAAAGTGGAGACTCAGACTCTGTCTCCGTCCAAGCGGAGCGCCATGAAGCCAGCAGTCCGTCACACAAGGCCGATCCAGCATCACTCCTGCCCAAGAAGGAGACCCACAG aagCCCTTTCAGACAATCGCCACCCTCTTAGTGTTGCCAGACATTCTCGAGACAGAGCATCA GATGGTGGGTCACGGAGTCCAGTAAAAAGATCATCTGCACCACGTCATGCCCCTATTCTGGGTCGCCGTGGCTACCACGAACACGAGGAGAGTTCTACCTCCATCACCAGCTCTGGATCGACTGCTCCCCGCAGACCCACAT CATTTCGCACTGAAATGAGAGCAGAGCATAGGATAGGACGAGCCCCAAGCATGACAG TTACAGAATCGGTACGTTCCCGTTCAGCTCGCAGTGGGCACTCCACCCCTCGGACCCCAGGCTCCACAGCCATCACCCCAGGAACCCCTCCCAGCTACTCGTCATCTTCAAGAACCCCTGGGACCCCGCGCTCCCTTAGTTTGATTTCCCAGGAGAGGAAAGTGGCAGTGGTCCGCACCCCACCAAAGTCACCCGCAACCACTCCCAAGCAGCTGCGCATCATCAACCAGCCACTGCCTGACTTCAAGAATGTCAAGTCCAAGATTGGGTCAACAGAGAATATCAAATACCAGCCAAAAGGAGGACAG GTCCTCATCCCCAGTGTTAAACTGGGCTATAGCCAGGTTCAGTCTAGGTGTGGGTCCTTGGACAGGCGGGGTCACTCAGCAGGAGGTGGAAAC gTACAAATACAGAACAAGAAGATTGACCTGAGCCATGTGACCTCCAAATGTGGTTCTCTTGACAACATTCATCATCGACCAG GTGGCGGTAAAGTGCGAATAGAGTGTGTGAAGTTGGATTTCAAAGACAAAGCTCAAGCCAAGGTGGGTTCACTGGAGAATGCACATCATATTCCTGGTGGAGGTCGCATTATG ATTGAGAGCCACAGGCTGACATTTCGTGAGCATGCAAAAGCCCGTGTTGACCATGGAGCTGAGATCATCGTCCAGTCACCTGATCTGTCAGGCTCCGTCTCTCCCCACCATCAGAAGGAAAGCCACCTGTCGTCCTCTGGCAGTCTCAACATAATGGAGTCTCCACAGTTAGCAACCTTGGCCAAGGATGTAAGTGATGCCTTAGCCAAGCAGAGCTTGTGA